The nucleotide window CGAGTCGGTGAAGACGGAGCTGGGTGTCACGAACGAGACCCTCGCAGAGATGCTCGGGATGAGTCGACAGGGAGTGGGTGAGGCGATTCGCGAAGAGTACGAGTACCCTGCCCAGGAGCTGCTTGGACTCGCCGACGGCCTGGAGCGTCTGGCGCTCGAAACGCTCGAGGGGGCCGAAGCAAAACGGAAGCACTGGAATATCTCGTATGCGGAGCTGTCAGAAGCATCGGGCGTCGACATGAGCTACTGCCGGAAGCTACTCGAAGGAATCCACGATGCCCCCGAGACGACCGAGCGGGTCGAGCGTGCTCTCGAGACAATTGTAGAGCAGCGTCGTTCGGCGGCGACGGAGTACGCCGAGCGAATTCGCTCGTTGGCGAACTTCGGGGTCACCCGCGTGACCGACATCGAACCGGCCGGCGAGGAGACGGTGTACGACTTCGAGACGGAGACGCACACGTTCGTCGCCGACAACCTCCTCACCCACAACTGCCATCACGCCGTCGCAAACACTTGGAAGCGGTTCCGAGAGATCCAGTCGGTCGCCCGGTTGGGGCTATCTGCGACGCCCGTCCGGGAGTCTGGTGACGCGAAGGAAATCTTCTCGCTTATTGGGCCACCGGTGGGACAATCGTGGAGCCGACTGTTCAGAGAAGACTGGGTGGCAGAACCGTCCGTCGAACTATTGCTCGTTCCCTGGGGATCGGACGCGGCACGGACCCGGTACGAACGAGCGGAAGGTGCGAAGAAGTTGATCGAAGCTGCCCGAAACCCGAGGAAGTCCGAGGTGATCGAGGAGCTTCTTCGAGAACACGACGAGGAGAAGACGCTGATCTTCGTCGACTGGATCCGGCAGGGGCGCGAACTGTCCGAACGCCTCGGGATTCCGTTCGTCTACGGCGAGACGAGTCACGACCGACGACAGACGATTTATCAGCAGTTTCGTGACGGCGCGATGGACGCACTGATCGTCTCTCGTGTCGGCGACGAAGGCTTAGACCTCCCCGACGCCGAGGTTGCGATTCTCGCGTCGACGATGGGATCCTCGCGGTCGCAGACGGGCCAGCGCGTTGGCCGGACGATGCGTCCGATGGGGAACGCGAAGGTGTACATCCTCCTGACGAGGGGGTCGAGCGAAGAGGACTGGGGCCGAGAGAGCACCCAATACCTCGCAGAAAAGGGGATCGACATCGAGAAACGTGAGCTAGATGGGTGAATAACTTACACTTGGAGTGTAAGTCACCCCCGCCTTCGATGGCGTTTTGAAGGCTTCAAATCCCATCTTCAGCTAGATGTCAGAGTAAGTAGAAAAAGACATAAGTCATAGTGGGTCTAGCTGCCGTCTGTGACGGACGAGATGAAATTCGAGGATCTCCTCGTGGACGAAGAGGAAGTCAACGAGGAACTCCTCACCGAGACCGTGATCGACTACGTGCAGATCGGTGAGCAGAGCGGAGAGTTGATCCCGAAGCCTGCGTACGACGACCTCACCGCGAAAGAGAAGATTGTCGTCGCGCTGCTCGCACACCGCGCGCGGTTCGGCTTGGACATGGTTGAAGACGAGTGGATCAAGCCGGGAGCAATCGCCTCGATGACGGGTGTCAAGAAGGGGACCGTCTACCCCACCGTCCGCGATCTGGCAGACGATGGGATCGCACGGAACTCCGACGACGGGGGATACATGATCCCGTCGGTGAACGTCGAGCAGGCGCGAGAGTACCTGAGAGGTGATGCGTGATGTCAGGCGAAGAACAGACGGTCACCGATCTCGCGGCGGAGGTCGACGACCTCCGGGAGCGCGTCGAACACCTGGAGGCACTGATCGAGGAAGACCCGGAGTCAGTCGGAGCAGCGCCGGACGTCTCGTCGTTCGTCGCCGACGCCGACCCGTCGTCACACCCCGAGCGTGCGCTGCTCTTGGCCTACTATCTCGAACAGTACGAGGGACAGGAGACGTTCACGACAGGCGACATCGAGGATGGGTACAGTGAGGCCCGGATGCAGACGCCGGCGAACCTCAGTGACACGCTCGCGGGTTGTCGGCGGAAAGGCTGGCTGCTGGAGGCTGGCGAAGACGAGGAGACACAGGCCAAGCTGAGACGGCTCACGAGAGGCGGAATCGAGGCCGCCGAGGAGATGACCGATGAGCCTCGATGATCGTATCCGAGACGAGATGGTGGTGGAGAGCCGGTCCCAGCTCGAAGAGAACTTCGAGAGGGTCAGTGATCTGATCGATGTACGACAGGACGGGTCGGTCAGAGTGGGCAACGGTGACGAGTTGACCTGGAAGCAACGTGCGCTGCTCATCCTCATCGGTTCCCGGTTAGCACACGAAGCGGACGCAGCAGACAGCCCTGAGATCAGTTACTCTGAACTGTACGGTCGGCTCGACATCTCGAGTTCGTCCGTTCGTAATTTCATCGGCAGCCTCCACGATCAGGAAGTCGTCAAAAAGCCCGACGGGGACTGGATCTACCGTCCGGTCGATCTCTCGGGGGTCAGTGGTGTCGACCTCCCGAGACAGGATCTCGAACAGCCGAGCGAAGAGGACGACTCGTTCCTCGGCGATGTCGAGCCGCGAGAGCCGTCCTACGAGGATCTCGTCGAGAGTGTAGAGCGGACGTACGCGAGCGGGCTCTACAGTGCGACGATGATCCTGACCCGGAAGCTGTTCGAGAATCTCCTCGTCGACATCATGCGAGGTCACTACGGTGTCGGTGACTCTCTAGACGAGTTCTACGACGAGGATCGTGGTCGGTTCAATGGGTTCGCCGTAATTCTCGAAAACTTTGGCGAGAACGCTCAAGCGTTCAACCCTTACGACACCTCTCTGGCACAAGGTAAGTTCCTCAGCGAGATCGACGACTTCAGAGAGGAAGCAAACGCTGACGCACACTCTATCAGTACTACTCGTAGCAGCGAAGAGATGGAGGAGTACTCACGCAAGGCGAGGAGGATTGCAAAGGTGCTGTTTCACGCGAAACGGCGCGCAGTAGAGGAGTAGCGGCTACTCGTCGTTTTCGAGGAGTTCCTCCTCAACGTACTCATCGCCAGTGCGTGTCATTTGGTAGACTGGAGACCCATCGGACTCGTCGATCTTGCTGATATGTCCGTCACGGACCTGATAGCGCAGGTCGCGTGACACGTTCGACCCGAGTTCGATCCGTGCGTCCTTGGCTTCCTGTTGAAGTTCGGGCTTGGTGAACTCGCCGTCACCCTGCTGCGTGAGGAACCACCCGACGAGCAGTGCCCGGTCTTTCTTCGTCGGGCTGTCGGTCATCTTGTAGTACTCCGGGAGAGTGCGGTCGGCTGTTCGTCTGTTTGTTTCACTGTTGTCGGCGCTCGTAGTGTCGGAGTCCGTCAGACTCTCGGCCTCGTTGCCGGACACCTGGGCGGCCTCCCCGTCGCTGTACACTGTCGGAGCTGCAGCCGGCCCGGGTGACTCCGCGGCCGCACGAATCGTCTCCTCGTCGAGGTGTTCCAGAACTTCGTTCTGTAGGACATCGTACCAGAACTCGACCTCGTCTGCTCGACCGCTGAGTTCGACAGACACCTCGCCGACGCTGACGCTGATCGACAGTTCGGATTCGTCGCCATCGACGACTTCGCCGTCGTGTTCCTCTGACATACTAATTCTGTTGTGCTACCCGAGCCGATATAAACATACCTGCTTCGAGAGGAGCCGAACTGTCTCGAGCCAGTGTTAGGTATCTCCAGACCCAAACAGCGACCGAGTGACGAACCCCGACACCGTCCCGACGGCCTCACAGATCCACACCGTCACCGACGGCGAGCCGGGGACGGTCGTCTGGCACCGCGAACACCTCCGGATCGCGGACCAGCCGGCCGTCGCCCGCGCGGCCGACGACGACCGACTCCTCCCCCTGTTCGTGTTCGACCCCGCCTTCTACGGCGACCGGGGGATGGCGTGTGACGCCCGGATCGAGTTCCTCCACGAATGTCTACGCGACTTGGACGAACAGTACCACGACGTGGGCGGCGCGGGGCTGACGTACGCCCACGGCGACCCGGTGGCGGTGATCGAGCGGTTCCGCGAGGCTGGCTGGGACGTGCTCGCGGCAGAGAGTCCGACCGGACGGTACGGGCTGGAACGTGACGAGCGCGCCCGGGAGGCGGGCGTCGAGTTCGTCGCCGGCGACGGACTGGTCCGGGACCGCGAGCGGACGCGGCAAGACTGGAGCGACGAGGTGGAGTCGTGGCTGGCGGCCGACCAGTACGACTGGGACCCGGCGAGCGTTCGACTGGGCCGGATCGACACCGAGGTCACGCCGGCGTCGGTCGCCGAGCGGTACGACCTCTCGCCGACGAAGACGAAGGTTCCGACCGGCGGGACGACGGCCGCCCGCGAGCAACTGCGGGAGTTCCTCGGCCGGATCGGCTCGTACCCGAGCAACATCTCCTCGCCGACGGACGCCCGCGACGGCACGAGCGGACTGTCGCCGTACCTCCGATTTGGCTGTCTGTCCGTCCGGCAGGTGTACCAGACCGTGATCCAGGAGACCCCGGCCGGTCGCGGCCGGGAGATGTTCGTCTCGCGGCTGTTCTGGAACCTCCACTACCGCCAGAAGCTGGCCGACTGGCCGGGGTGGGTCGACGAGGCGGTCAACCCGGTGTTACGGGGGTTCAACGCCGACGAACACGATCCCGACCTCGTCGCGGCCTGGAAGGCGGGCGAGACGGGGTTCCCGATGGTGGACGCGAGTCTGCGGTGTCTCCGGGAGACGGGCTGGCTCAACTTCCGGATGCGGGCACTCGGGGTGAGTGCCTACTACCACCTGTTGCAGCAGCCGTGGTGGATCGGCGCCGACTACTACCACGAACACCTGATCGACTCCGTCGCCGCGATCAACTACACCCAGTGGCAGTACCAGTGCGGGCTCGTCGGCAAGCCGACGGTGCGACTGTACAACCCGATCAAACAGGTGCGCGACCAGGACCCCGACGGGGAGTTCGTCAGGCGGTGGGTGCCGGAGCTGCGGCCGTTGCCGGACGAACACCTCCCGCGGCCGGAGAAGACACCCGTGAGCGTCCAGTCGGAGTGTGGTGTCCGGATCGGCGAGGACTACCCCCGGCCGGTCGTGGAGTACGAGGCCGCGAAGGAACGCTTCTGGGAGCGGTACGACGCGGTGAAGCCGGAGGCGGCGGCGGCGCTGGCAGACGAGACGGTCGCCGACCGGGCGTCGCTGTCGGGCGGCCGAGCGGCGGCGCGGGCCATCGCCGAGGAACACGGCGAGACGGACGCGGAGACGGGCAGTCAGGCGACGCTCGGCGGGTTCGAGTGAAACCGTTAACAGCCGCGCGCCACTACCACGGTCGATGACAGAACGCGCCGTCGCGGGGGGTGTCGACGCCTTCGCCGCGCTCTCTGAGCCGGTGCGGGCGGCGCTGTCGGACCGGGGGTTCACGACGCCCACGGAGCCACAGCGGCGTGCCATCCCGCGGCTCGTCGACGGCTCACACGGGCTCGTCGTCGCCCCGACGGGGACGGGGAAGACGGAGACCGCGATGCTGCCGGTGTTCTCGGCGCTCGCCGACGCGCCGCCGGAGGGGATGGGTGCGCTGTACGTCACGCCGCTCCGGGCGCTCAACCGAGACATGCGCGAACGGCTGGAGTGGTGGGGCGAGACGTTGGACCTCGACGTCCAGGTGCGACACGGGGACACGACGGACTACCGCCGGCAGCGCCAGGCCGAAGACCCGCCGGACGTGCTCGTCACGACGCCGGAGACCCTCCAAGCGATGCTGACGGGGTCGAAGCTCCGGGCGGCGCTCTCGGACGTGGCCCACCTCGTGATCGACGAGGTTCACGAACTGGCCGCGTCGAAGCGAGGCGCACAGCTGACGATCGCGATGGAACGGCTCCGCCACCTCGCCGACGACTACCAACGGATCGGACTGTCGGCGACCGTCGGCGACCCCGGCGAAGTGGGACGGTTCCTCACCGGCGACCGTGGGTGTGAGATCGTGGAGATCGACGCCGGCAGCGCCGTCGACTTCGAGGTGGTGTCGCCGGAGCCGACGGACGCCGACGAACGGCTGGCGGGCGAGCTCGCCACCGACGCGGAGATCGCCAGTCACGTCCGGACGATCCGCGATCTCGTCCGCGACCACGAGTCGACGCTCGTGTTCGTCAACACCCGCCAGACGGCAGAGGCGCTGGGGTCGCGGTTCAAGAAGCTCGACGAGCCGATCGAGGTCCACCACGGCTCGCTGTCGAAGGAGGCCCGGATCGACGTGGAAGACCGGTTCAAGGCCGGCGAGATCGACGGCCTCGTCTGCACCTCCTCGATGGAGCTCGGCATCGACGTGGGGCGTGTCGACCACGTCGTCCAGTACAACTCGCCGCGGGAGGTGACGCGACTGCTCCAACGGGTCGGCCGCGCCGGTCACCGTCGTGACGAGGTGTCCAGTGGCACCGTCGTGACGGAGCACCCGGACGACACGCTGGAGGCGATGGCCATCGCCCGCCGGGCGGTCGACGGCGAGGTGGAGACAGCCGGCATCCACCACGCGAGTCTCGACGTGGTCGCCAACCAGATCGTCGGGGTCCTGATGGACCGCGAGGACGGCGTCGGCGCCCGCGAGGCGTACGAGCTCCTGACACGGGCGTACCCGTTCCGCGACCTGACGAGCGAGCAGTTCCGCGAGGTGGTCCGGGAGCTGGCCGGCAATCGTGTGCTCTGGTTGGACGAGGAACGCGACCGGATCGAGACCAGCGGCGGCACCTGGCAGTACTTCTACCGCAACCTCTCGATGATTCCCGACGAGGAGACGTACGAGGTGTACGACATCTCCTCGCGCCGCCAGATCGGCACCTTAGACGAGCGGTTCGTCGTCAACTTCGCCGAGCCGGGCGAGACGTTCATCCAACGCGGCGAGATGTGGCGGATCAACGACGTGGACGACGACGAGACCCGCGTCAACGTCGCCCCCATCGAGGACCCCGCCGGCGAGGTGCCATCCTGGACCGGCCAGGAGATCCCCGTCCCGCAGGGCGTCGCCCGCGAGGTTGGCGAGATGCGGTCCGTCGCCGCCCCGCAGTTCGCCGGCGGCGCCCGCCCGGAGACGGTCGCCGGGGAGTTCACGTCGCGGTACCCCACCGACGAACAGACGGCGCTGACGGGGCTCGAACAGATCCAGCGTCACGCCGAGACGGACCACCCCGTCCCCACCGCCGACCGGCTCGTCGTCGAGGGACGCGGCCGCGAACTCACGCTCAACTCCCCACACGGTCACGAGGTGAACCGGACGCTCGGCCGCCTCCTGTCCGCGCTGATCGGCCAACGTACCGGCTCCTCGGTCGGGATGGAGGCGGACCCCTACCGGATCGAGTTGGAGGTACCCTCTCGCGCCAGCCCCGGCACCGTCATCGAAATCTTAGAGGAGACCGACCCGGACCACGTCGAGGCGTTGCTGGAGCTCGCCCTGAAGAACTCGGACACGCTGAAGTTCACGCTCGCGCACGTCGCCGCGAAGTTCGGCGCGCTCAAGCGCTACGACGCCGACCGTCGCTTCGGTGGCGACCGGCTGTTGTCCGCGCTGGAGGACACTCCCGTGTTCGACGAGGCCGTCCGCGAGGTGTTCCACACGGAGCTGGCGGTCGACCGCACGGCCGACCTGCTCGGGGAGATCCAGTCGGGGGAAGTCGAGGTCGTCGCCGCGCGCGACCACACCCCGCTGGGAACCGGTGGCCGATCCAGCGGCCGCGAACTGCTCGTCCCGGAGAACGCCGACGCGTCCGTCGTCGAGACGATCAAAGAACGCGTCCTCTCGGACCGCGTGATCCTCCTGTGTGTCCACTGTGAGGACTGGCGCAGCGAACGCACCGTCGGCAGTGTCTCCGACGAGCCCACCTGCCCGGACTGTGGCTCCACTCGAATCGCCGCGCTCAACCCCTGGGACGACGAGACCGTCGAAGCCGTCCGCACGACCGACAAAGACGACGAACAGGAACGGCGCACCCGCCGCGCCCACCGCGCCGCCAACCTCGTCCAGGAACACGGTCGACGCGCCGTGATCGCACTCGCCGCCCGCGGTGTCGGACCGACGAACGCCGCCCGCGTCATCGGCAAGCTCCGCGAGGACGAGACGGAGTTCTACCGCGACCTCCTAGAGCAGGAACGGGAGTACGCGCGGACACAGCAGTTTTGGTAAAACACCGACCTTTTTGCCGTTCGGGTGCGCGCCTGCGGCGCGCACCACTCACGGCAAAAATGTCGATCAAAAAGGCGCTCACTCGGTCGCTTCGCTCCCTCGTTCGCGTCCGGATCGTCGTGCGCTACTGCCTCCGCACCGCTCCCGCACCGCTCCCGCACCGCTCCCGCACCGCTCCCGCACCGCCTCCGCACCGCCGAAATTGGCCTTCGACTCCCGCTCGCGTCCGGATCGTAGTGCGCTACTGCCTCCGCACCGCTCCCGCACCGCCTCCGCACCGCCGAAATTGGCCTTCGACTCCCGTTCGCGTCCGGATCGTAGTGCGCTACCGCCCCCACACCGCTCCCGCATCGCAGAGTTGGTCTTCACACCTCGCTCGCGTCTGGGCTCTAGCGTTCTACCACCACCGCACCGCCAGAATCCGATTTTGGGCGCGCGCGTCTCGAGTTCGAGACTGTCCCGCTCCGCGACCAAGTCACACCACTCCGCGACCGCGCCCGCGCCGCGAGACGAGACTCGCGGGCAGTCGGGGGTGACGAGTGTCGCGCGCATCCGAACCCTCAAGCCCACGCTCCGCCACCGAGAACGCATGCCGGAACGGACGGTCGAACTGACGGGACACATCATCGACTCCGGAATGATGCAGCGCGCGTTCGGGGTCGTGATGGACATGGGCGGCCAGTTCCACGTCGAGACGTTCGACGTGGGCTCACAGAAGGA belongs to Halobaculum sp. MBLA0143 and includes:
- a CDS encoding FAD-binding domain-containing protein, with the translated sequence MTNPDTVPTASQIHTVTDGEPGTVVWHREHLRIADQPAVARAADDDRLLPLFVFDPAFYGDRGMACDARIEFLHECLRDLDEQYHDVGGAGLTYAHGDPVAVIERFREAGWDVLAAESPTGRYGLERDERAREAGVEFVAGDGLVRDRERTRQDWSDEVESWLAADQYDWDPASVRLGRIDTEVTPASVAERYDLSPTKTKVPTGGTTAAREQLREFLGRIGSYPSNISSPTDARDGTSGLSPYLRFGCLSVRQVYQTVIQETPAGRGREMFVSRLFWNLHYRQKLADWPGWVDEAVNPVLRGFNADEHDPDLVAAWKAGETGFPMVDASLRCLRETGWLNFRMRALGVSAYYHLLQQPWWIGADYYHEHLIDSVAAINYTQWQYQCGLVGKPTVRLYNPIKQVRDQDPDGEFVRRWVPELRPLPDEHLPRPEKTPVSVQSECGVRIGEDYPRPVVEYEAAKERFWERYDAVKPEAAAALADETVADRASLSGGRAAARAIAEEHGETDAETGSQATLGGFE
- a CDS encoding DEAD/DEAH box helicase, which gives rise to MTERAVAGGVDAFAALSEPVRAALSDRGFTTPTEPQRRAIPRLVDGSHGLVVAPTGTGKTETAMLPVFSALADAPPEGMGALYVTPLRALNRDMRERLEWWGETLDLDVQVRHGDTTDYRRQRQAEDPPDVLVTTPETLQAMLTGSKLRAALSDVAHLVIDEVHELAASKRGAQLTIAMERLRHLADDYQRIGLSATVGDPGEVGRFLTGDRGCEIVEIDAGSAVDFEVVSPEPTDADERLAGELATDAEIASHVRTIRDLVRDHESTLVFVNTRQTAEALGSRFKKLDEPIEVHHGSLSKEARIDVEDRFKAGEIDGLVCTSSMELGIDVGRVDHVVQYNSPREVTRLLQRVGRAGHRRDEVSSGTVVTEHPDDTLEAMAIARRAVDGEVETAGIHHASLDVVANQIVGVLMDREDGVGAREAYELLTRAYPFRDLTSEQFREVVRELAGNRVLWLDEERDRIETSGGTWQYFYRNLSMIPDEETYEVYDISSRRQIGTLDERFVVNFAEPGETFIQRGEMWRINDVDDDETRVNVAPIEDPAGEVPSWTGQEIPVPQGVAREVGEMRSVAAPQFAGGARPETVAGEFTSRYPTDEQTALTGLEQIQRHAETDHPVPTADRLVVEGRGRELTLNSPHGHEVNRTLGRLLSALIGQRTGSSVGMEADPYRIELEVPSRASPGTVIEILEETDPDHVEALLELALKNSDTLKFTLAHVAAKFGALKRYDADRRFGGDRLLSALEDTPVFDEAVREVFHTELAVDRTADLLGEIQSGEVEVVAARDHTPLGTGGRSSGRELLVPENADASVVETIKERVLSDRVILLCVHCEDWRSERTVGSVSDEPTCPDCGSTRIAALNPWDDETVEAVRTTDKDDEQERRTRRAHRAANLVQEHGRRAVIALAARGVGPTNAARVIGKLREDETEFYRDLLEQEREYARTQQFW